TGTAAATCTTCTTCTAGCATGCTTAAGCAACTGCCGATTTTTTGGGAAATGCATTGCTAAAATAGCATGTTTTCGATCAGGTATTTTATATGCCTTTAGATAATTTCCGGGAATGATTTCGTCCACGTCATTGATGTATTCTTTAATCGCAGTACTCATAACCTTTTTTAACTTGATGTTGGTAAGTTCTCCCTTCAAAGGATACATTGGTTGGATGGATGGCTGTTCACTGGCAGGCCCTTTTTTGTAATTACTAACAGTGATTTGCAGCCTGTGAGCATCCCATTTACCAGTCAGGGTTACTGTATCATTTGCACTGAGCTGTTTTTTAGCAAAAGCACGATTAAACATCACAGCCTTTATGGCTACTCCTTCTGTTTCAACTGTAAAGGTCAATCGTGATTTTCTTTTCCCATAATAGGAGAGGGAAGGATCATGAATCACCCTTCCCTCAATAGTTACTTTGTCATCATGAATGAGTTCGCTAAGCGGTTTTATTTCAAAAACATCATAACGGTATGGGAAATAGTAAAGTAAATCTTCCACGGTATAAATATTTACCAGTGCCAATGCTTCTGCAAATTTCTCACCGACACCTTTTATGGACGTTACGGGTTCACTTAGCAAATTCAATCACACCCCAAAAATCTTTTTCTTAATAGCTTCCCCAGTCGGTGTTCCTGCTAATCCCCCTTCGCCCGTTTCCCGAAGAGCGGTTGGCATAGACTGTCCAATTTTGTACATAGCGCCAATCACCTCATCACACGGAATTCTACTGGTAACTCCAGCTAAAGCCATATCGGCAGAAACGATTGCCAGTGATGAACCGGCTGCATTTCGTTTAACACAAGGTACCTCAACTAAGCCAGCAACTGGATCACAAACAAGCCCAAGCATGTTTTTCAATGTGATAGCAAATGCATCAGAAGATTGCTGCGGAGTGCCACCAGCCATTTCTACAATAGCCGCGGAAGCCATCGCTCCTGCCGAGCCGACCTCTGCCTGACACCCTCCTGCTGCACCTGAAATGAAAGCGTTGTTAGCTACTACAAAACCAAATGCACCTGAAGTGAATAAATAACGAACCATCTGTTCACGGGTTGGATTTAATTGGTTTTTAACGGCAAACAGTGTACCAGGGACACAGCCAGCGCTCCCAGCCGTTGGGGTTGCGCATATTGTACCCATGGCAGCGTTTACTTCGTTTGTCCCCATCGCCTTACTAACAGCGTCCATCATTAAATTACCGGATAAAGGTGTTTTTTCTTTCATAT
This Virgibacillus phasianinus DNA region includes the following protein-coding sequences:
- the sdaAA gene encoding L-serine ammonia-lyase, iron-sulfur-dependent, subunit alpha, with protein sequence MFRTVAELVEIAEKENILISEVMIRQEMDVKNLSRDEVFANMERNLDIMEKAVEDGLKGVKSVTGLTGGDAVLVQKYMKEKTPLSGNLMMDAVSKAMGTNEVNAAMGTICATPTAGSAGCVPGTLFAVKNQLNPTREQMVRYLFTSGAFGFVVANNAFISGAAGGCQAEVGSAGAMASAAIVEMAGGTPQQSSDAFAITLKNMLGLVCDPVAGLVEVPCVKRNAAGSSLAIVSADMALAGVTSRIPCDEVIGAMYKIGQSMPTALRETGEGGLAGTPTGEAIKKKIFGV